The Aequorivita sublithincola DSM 14238 genome window below encodes:
- the folP gene encoding dihydropteroate synthase produces the protein MQTLNCRGNLIDLSVPKVMGIINVTSDSFYDGGKTFSDKNILKQAEEMLSEGATFLDIGGYSTRPNADEISESEEIRRVVEAVEIILKNFPEALISVDTFRSEVAKKAVEAGAAMVNDVSGGILDSEMFKTVAKLKVPYILMHTRGTPKTMTKLTDYKNVTMEVLKDLAEKIALARAEGINNIIADPGFGFAKTREQSFQLLSNLELFQSLDVPILAGVSRKSFIYKTLETSVGNALNGTTSLNTIALLKGASILRVHDVKEAVECVKLWCEISGIRD, from the coding sequence TTGCAGACCCTTAATTGCCGCGGCAACCTTATAGACCTTTCTGTCCCAAAAGTGATGGGCATTATTAATGTTACGTCCGATTCATTTTATGACGGTGGAAAAACTTTTTCTGATAAAAATATTTTGAAGCAAGCTGAAGAAATGCTTTCCGAGGGCGCTACATTTCTAGATATTGGCGGTTATAGCACAAGACCGAATGCTGATGAAATTTCTGAAAGTGAAGAAATTAGAAGAGTTGTTGAAGCCGTAGAAATTATTTTGAAGAATTTTCCCGAAGCATTAATTTCTGTGGACACCTTTAGAAGTGAAGTTGCAAAAAAAGCTGTGGAAGCTGGCGCTGCGATGGTAAACGATGTTTCGGGCGGAATTCTAGATTCTGAAATGTTCAAAACCGTTGCAAAACTTAAAGTCCCGTACATTTTGATGCATACGCGAGGAACTCCCAAAACAATGACGAAACTCACCGATTACAAAAACGTAACGATGGAAGTTTTAAAGGATTTAGCTGAAAAAATCGCACTCGCCAGAGCAGAAGGAATCAACAATATTATTGCAGATCCAGGTTTTGGTTTTGCAAAAACACGCGAACAAAGTTTTCAACTTTTGAGTAATCTTGAACTTTTTCAAAGTCTGGATGTACCTATTTTAGCTGGCGTTTCGCGAAAATCCTTTATTTATAAAACATTGGAAACTTCAGTAGGAAATGCTTTGAATGGCACCACTTCACTTAACACAATTGCTCTTTTGAAAGGTGCTTCAATTTTAAGAGTTCACGACGTTAAGGAAGCCGTGGAATGTGTAAAACTATGGTGTGAGATTAGCGGAATTAGGGATTAG
- a CDS encoding diadenylate cyclase — translation MDFLDIRILDIVDIVLVAFLLYYLYNLVKGTVAINILIGIIIVYGIYVVTQLLEMELLSKILGGFLGVGMFALVVVFQPEIRKFLLMLGSTNFNARRRFLKQFKFSGNDSGLKTNLEGIMAACKKMASTNTGALIVLQRNNSLDFVKNTGDEMNLEVNQPIIESVFFKNSPLHDGAMIIEENRITATRVILPVSNDKKIPLRFGLRHRAAAGITEKTDAICLVVSEENGQISYFKDGDFVLYENTDELFKMLKKDLS, via the coding sequence TTGGATTTTCTCGACATTCGAATTTTAGATATAGTAGATATAGTGCTGGTTGCATTCCTCCTCTATTATCTCTATAATTTGGTAAAAGGCACTGTGGCAATAAATATTTTGATTGGTATTATTATTGTTTACGGCATTTACGTCGTTACTCAGCTTCTTGAAATGGAACTGTTAAGCAAAATTCTTGGTGGATTTTTGGGCGTTGGTATGTTTGCGTTAGTCGTAGTTTTTCAGCCTGAAATTCGAAAATTTCTTTTGATGTTAGGCTCTACAAATTTCAACGCGCGGCGTAGATTTTTGAAGCAATTTAAATTTTCTGGAAACGATTCTGGTCTTAAAACCAATCTTGAAGGAATAATGGCAGCTTGCAAGAAAATGGCAAGTACAAATACAGGAGCCCTTATTGTACTGCAACGCAACAATAGCCTTGATTTTGTTAAAAACACTGGAGATGAAATGAATCTTGAAGTAAACCAGCCTATTATTGAAAGCGTCTTCTTTAAAAACAGTCCGCTGCACGATGGTGCAATGATTATTGAGGAAAATAGAATTACCGCTACTCGTGTTATTTTACCAGTTTCAAATGACAAAAAAATACCGCTACGCTTCGGATTAAGACATCGCGCTGCCGCTGGAATTACTGAAAAAACTGATGCTATTTGCTTAGTGGTCTCCGAAGAAAACGGCCAAATTTCTTATTTTAAAGATGGTGATTTTGTGCTTTATGAAAACACTGATGAATTATTTAAAATGTTGAAAAAAGATTTGAGTTAA
- a CDS encoding ABC transporter ATP-binding protein, whose protein sequence is MSETSGNAFDFKLFKRLLAFTKPYRGIFYFVAFAAIIMSGLAVLRPYLLQLAIDNSMVPKDGDGFMKYIILMVVVLFLEVIFQFAFIFYTNWLGQSVIRDMRQQLFRLMMSFKMKYFDKSAVGRLTTRAVNDVETISSIFSEGLFMIISDLLKMLVIAGFMLYQSWKLSLIVFIVLPFILYATRVFQKAMKVAFEDVRNQVANLNTFVQERITGMKIVQIFTREKTEYERFQEINKDHRKAWIKTVWYNSIFFPIAETTGAVATGLVVWYGGLNVIGGGLVTLGIITAFIQYAEMLFRPLRQIADKFNTLQMGMVAANRVFGILDTKSHIPDTGTVDYASTKGEIEFKNVHFGYNENEEVIRGISFKANPGETVAIVGATGAGKSTIINLLNRFYEINSGDILIDGISLKDYKLASIRSQIAVVLQDVFLFADSILNNITLNNPNISEEEVIAAAKEIGVHKFIKSLPEGYHYNVKERGSMLSSGQRQLISFLRAYVSKPSILVLDEATSSVDTYSEELIQLATDKITKDRTSIVIAHRLATIKKADKIIVMDAGKIVEEGTHKELLKLENGFYRNLYEVQFMEEEAI, encoded by the coding sequence GTGTCAGAAACCTCAGGTAACGCATTCGATTTTAAGCTTTTTAAGCGATTATTAGCTTTCACAAAGCCATATCGTGGCATCTTTTATTTTGTAGCTTTTGCAGCAATCATAATGTCTGGGCTTGCTGTCTTGCGGCCTTATCTTTTGCAATTGGCCATAGACAATTCTATGGTTCCTAAGGATGGTGATGGGTTTATGAAATACATCATCTTGATGGTGGTCGTGCTTTTTTTGGAAGTTATTTTTCAATTTGCCTTTATTTTTTACACCAATTGGCTAGGCCAAAGTGTAATCCGCGATATGCGCCAACAACTCTTCAGATTGATGATGAGTTTCAAAATGAAGTATTTTGATAAAAGCGCTGTTGGTAGATTAACAACCAGAGCGGTGAACGACGTGGAAACCATTTCCAGTATTTTTAGCGAAGGACTTTTTATGATTATTAGCGATTTACTAAAAATGCTAGTAATTGCTGGGTTTATGCTTTATCAAAGTTGGAAGTTGTCTTTAATAGTTTTCATCGTTTTACCTTTCATATTATATGCTACTCGAGTTTTTCAAAAGGCAATGAAAGTCGCTTTTGAAGACGTTCGGAACCAAGTAGCCAACCTAAATACCTTTGTTCAAGAACGAATAACAGGAATGAAAATAGTTCAGATTTTCACTCGCGAAAAAACTGAATATGAACGTTTTCAAGAAATAAACAAAGACCATAGAAAGGCTTGGATAAAAACAGTTTGGTATAACTCTATTTTCTTCCCAATTGCAGAAACTACGGGAGCCGTAGCCACAGGTTTGGTTGTTTGGTATGGTGGTTTGAACGTAATTGGTGGTGGTCTGGTTACTCTTGGTATTATCACGGCTTTTATTCAATATGCCGAAATGCTTTTTAGGCCATTACGGCAGATTGCAGATAAGTTCAATACCCTCCAAATGGGAATGGTTGCGGCAAATCGTGTTTTTGGAATTCTAGATACTAAATCGCACATTCCGGATACGGGAACTGTTGATTATGCTAGTACGAAAGGCGAAATTGAATTCAAAAACGTTCATTTTGGTTATAATGAGAATGAAGAGGTAATTCGTGGGATTTCATTTAAAGCAAATCCAGGCGAAACCGTTGCGATTGTAGGAGCAACTGGAGCAGGGAAAAGTACAATCATCAATCTGTTGAACCGTTTTTACGAAATAAACAGCGGTGATATTCTGATTGATGGAATTTCTCTAAAAGATTATAAATTGGCTTCAATTAGAAGTCAAATCGCAGTGGTTTTGCAGGATGTTTTCCTCTTCGCAGATTCCATTTTGAATAATATAACACTTAACAATCCTAACATTTCCGAAGAAGAAGTTATTGCGGCAGCTAAAGAAATTGGGGTTCATAAATTTATTAAATCACTTCCTGAAGGTTATCATTATAATGTAAAAGAACGCGGCAGTATGCTGTCTTCTGGGCAGCGGCAACTCATTTCATTTTTGCGTGCGTATGTAAGCAAACCGAGTATTTTGGTTTTGGATGAAGCAACTTCTTCCGTAGATACTTATTCTGAAGAATTGATACAATTAGCTACAGATAAGATTACCAAAGACCGAACGTCCATAGTTATAGCTCACCGTTTGGCAACTATAAAAAAAGCTGATAAAATTATTGTGATGGATGCTGGAAAAATTGTGGAAGAAGGAACGCACAAAGAATTGCTGAAGCTTGAAAACGGTTTTTACAGAAATCTTTACGAAGTTCAATTTATGGAGGAAGAAGCGATTTAA
- the truA gene encoding tRNA pseudouridine(38-40) synthase TruA, whose protein sequence is MRYFIEIAYNGKNYFGWQRQPEQLSVQQVLEETLSTLFRKEIKLTGAGRTDTGVHAKQLFAHFDFEEIENKEALIFRINSFLPKDISVKNIFNVKEDAHARFHAVEREYEYIISLGKDPFSEDFAFQIHNPPNVELMNQAAEMLLHHKDFQCFSRSKTDVKTYNCTIVKAHWETKNNTLIFTIAADRFLRNMVRAIVGTLLNVGYEKTSLEDFKEILKGKSREAAGASAPAHGLYLTKVFYPKSIFLEE, encoded by the coding sequence TTGCGATATTTTATTGAAATAGCCTACAACGGCAAAAACTACTTTGGATGGCAACGCCAGCCAGAGCAATTGAGCGTACAACAGGTTTTGGAAGAAACGCTTTCAACCTTATTTCGGAAGGAAATAAAACTCACTGGAGCTGGAAGAACCGATACAGGCGTGCACGCCAAACAACTTTTTGCACACTTTGATTTTGAAGAAATTGAAAACAAAGAAGCACTTATTTTCAGAATAAATTCTTTTCTTCCGAAAGATATTTCAGTAAAAAATATTTTTAATGTAAAGGAAGATGCGCACGCTCGTTTTCATGCTGTGGAAAGAGAATATGAATATATTATTTCACTCGGAAAAGATCCTTTTTCAGAAGATTTTGCTTTTCAAATTCACAATCCGCCAAATGTAGAATTGATGAATCAGGCAGCAGAAATGCTATTGCATCATAAAGATTTTCAATGCTTTTCACGCTCAAAAACCGATGTAAAAACGTACAATTGTACAATCGTGAAAGCACATTGGGAAACCAAAAATAATACCCTTATTTTTACAATCGCCGCTGACCGATTTTTGCGAAATATGGTTCGTGCAATTGTTGGAACGCTTTTAAATGTGGGTTACGAGAAAACTTCTTTGGAAGATTTCAAAGAAATATTAAAGGGTAAAAGCAGGGAAGCAGCAGGAGCATCGGCACCTGCCCACGGATTGTATTTGACGAAAGTTTTTTATCCAAAAAGTATATTTTTAGAAGAGTAG
- a CDS encoding metallophosphoesterase family protein — protein MKKILLLSDTHSYIDEKILKYVKEADEVWHAGDIGDLAVTDTIKKLKPLRAVYGNIDNTEARMEFPLHNRFMCENVDVWITHIGGYPGKYNPSIRKEIYANPPKIFICGHSHILKVMPDKTTGLLHMNPGAVGKHGFQKVRTMLRFEIDGEKIQNLEVIEFGNR, from the coding sequence TTGAAAAAAATTCTGCTCTTAAGCGACACGCATAGTTATATAGACGAAAAAATCCTGAAATACGTCAAAGAAGCTGACGAAGTGTGGCATGCTGGCGATATTGGCGATCTTGCAGTAACAGATACCATCAAAAAGCTAAAACCTTTGCGGGCGGTTTATGGAAATATTGACAACACGGAAGCTAGGATGGAATTTCCGCTTCACAACCGTTTTATGTGTGAAAACGTTGACGTTTGGATAACACACATTGGCGGCTATCCTGGAAAGTACAATCCTTCAATTCGAAAAGAAATTTATGCTAATCCTCCGAAAATTTTCATTTGTGGCCATTCACATATTTTAAAAGTAATGCCAGATAAAACCACGGGATTACTTCATATGAACCCTGGCGCAGTTGGAAAACATGGTTTTCAGAAAGTGCGAACGATGCTAAGATTTGAGATTGATGGCGAAAAAATTCAGAATCTGGAAGTTATTGAATTTGGGAATCGCTGA
- a CDS encoding DUF4293 domain-containing protein, whose translation MIQRIQTIYLFISVLIMGSLFMWFPNVLGKDGSIIMDRNEPLIFGLIFVSIALAIISILSFKKRQLQFVLNRLNIISNFVLLGVFVYRLLTLSGETIVSEKGIGVLFPIISIVFLVLANKAIKRDEDLVKSVDRLR comes from the coding sequence ATGATTCAACGCATTCAAACCATCTATTTGTTTATTTCCGTTTTAATAATGGGATCTTTATTTATGTGGTTTCCCAATGTTTTAGGTAAAGATGGTTCCATAATAATGGATCGCAATGAACCTTTAATCTTTGGGTTGATATTTGTTTCCATTGCGTTGGCTATTATTTCAATTTTAAGTTTCAAAAAACGGCAGTTACAGTTTGTGCTTAACCGTTTAAACATCATATCAAACTTTGTATTACTGGGAGTTTTCGTTTACAGGTTGCTAACTTTATCCGGAGAAACAATTGTTTCAGAGAAGGGTATTGGGGTGCTTTTTCCCATCATTTCTATCGTGTTTTTAGTGCTGGCAAATAAGGCCATAAAAAGGGATGAGGACCTCGTAAAATCTGTTGATCGTTTACGATAA
- the rho gene encoding transcription termination factor Rho, whose translation MFEISDLKNKKLPELQDIAKELNVPKYRTQKKLDLVYQILDYQAANPKAVKAVLKAEETSSEAKKPETPTAAKATTSSKDSKDKDEKPRPPRNENRNKKPQPPKPNRPKKDDDDKKGSDDKDSKDDKRSNDKRDDKKPQHSKSNSNDSDNRQKNQRNDNHNSDNRQKHQNSKQKDGNVQENRTQDNRNNGNKDSRNRYREPDYEFDGIIESEGVLDIMQDGYGFLRSSDYNYLSSPDDIYVSQSQIRLFGLKTGDTVLGEVRPPKEGEKYFPLIKVNKINGLNPNVVRDRISFEHLTPLFPQEKFNLADKQSTISTRIMDLFTPIGKGQRGMIVSQPKTGKTMLLKDIANAIAANHPEVYQIVLLIDERPEEVTDMQRNVRGEVVASTFDKEATEHVRVANLVIDKAKRLVECGHDVVILLDSITRLARAYNTVQPASGKILSGGVDANALHKPKRFFGAARNIENGGSLTIIATALTETGSKMDEVIFEEFKGTGNMELQLDRKISNRRIFPAIDLTSSSTRRDDLLLDETTLQRMWVLRKYLADMNPVEAMEFINDRIKQTKNNEEFLISMNG comes from the coding sequence ATGTTTGAAATTTCAGATTTAAAAAACAAAAAGCTGCCTGAACTTCAGGATATTGCAAAAGAACTTAATGTGCCTAAATATCGCACACAAAAAAAATTGGACTTGGTCTATCAAATTCTTGACTACCAAGCCGCAAATCCTAAAGCCGTAAAAGCTGTTCTAAAGGCAGAAGAAACTTCTTCTGAAGCAAAAAAACCAGAAACTCCTACTGCTGCAAAAGCTACTACGTCTTCAAAAGACAGTAAGGATAAGGATGAAAAGCCACGTCCGCCAAGGAATGAAAATCGGAACAAAAAGCCACAACCACCAAAACCGAATCGTCCTAAAAAAGATGATGACGACAAAAAAGGGAGTGACGATAAAGATTCTAAAGACGACAAACGTTCTAACGATAAAAGAGACGATAAAAAACCTCAGCATTCCAAGTCTAATTCCAATGATTCGGATAACAGACAGAAAAACCAACGCAACGACAATCACAATTCTGACAACCGCCAAAAGCACCAAAATAGCAAGCAGAAAGATGGTAACGTGCAAGAAAACAGAACTCAGGACAACAGAAATAACGGTAATAAAGACTCCCGCAATCGATACAGAGAACCAGATTATGAGTTTGATGGCATAATTGAAAGCGAAGGCGTTTTAGACATTATGCAAGATGGCTACGGCTTTTTGCGTTCTAGTGACTACAACTATCTTTCTTCTCCTGATGATATTTATGTTTCTCAATCACAAATTCGTCTTTTCGGTTTAAAAACTGGAGACACTGTATTAGGTGAAGTACGCCCACCAAAAGAAGGTGAAAAATATTTCCCATTAATTAAGGTGAATAAAATAAACGGTCTAAACCCAAATGTGGTTCGCGATCGTATTTCATTCGAACACTTAACGCCGCTTTTCCCGCAAGAAAAATTCAACCTTGCTGATAAGCAGAGTACTATTTCTACGAGAATAATGGATCTTTTTACTCCTATTGGAAAAGGACAACGTGGAATGATTGTGTCTCAACCTAAAACGGGTAAGACCATGTTGCTGAAGGATATTGCAAACGCAATAGCCGCAAACCATCCAGAAGTTTATCAAATAGTTCTTTTAATTGATGAACGCCCTGAAGAAGTTACCGATATGCAACGTAATGTACGTGGCGAAGTAGTTGCTTCAACTTTTGATAAAGAAGCTACGGAACACGTTCGTGTTGCAAATCTTGTTATTGACAAAGCAAAAAGATTGGTAGAATGTGGTCACGATGTGGTTATTCTTCTAGATTCCATAACCCGTTTGGCACGTGCTTACAACACTGTTCAGCCTGCCAGTGGTAAAATATTGAGTGGTGGTGTGGATGCGAATGCGCTTCACAAACCAAAACGTTTCTTTGGTGCTGCCCGTAATATTGAAAACGGTGGGTCATTGACTATCATTGCTACCGCACTTACAGAAACTGGCTCTAAAATGGACGAAGTTATTTTTGAAGAATTTAAAGGAACTGGAAACATGGAGCTTCAATTGGATAGAAAAATTTCTAATAGAAGAATTTTCCCAGCTATTGACCTTACTTCTTCAAGTACTCGTAGAGACGACTTATTACTTGATGAAACTACACTTCAACGTATGTGGGTGCTGCGAAAATACCTTGCAGACATGAATCCTGTAGAAGCAATGGAGTTCATTAACGATCGTATTAAACAGACTAAAAACAACGAAGAGTTTTTGATTTCGATGAACGGATAA
- a CDS encoding LytR/AlgR family response regulator transcription factor: MIIKCIVVEDEPLAMDIMVDFISQVPFLKLEKTCTDALAAMKILNEKKIDLIFLDIHLPKLKGLEFLSTLKNPPMVIITTAYQEFALKSYDYNVLDYLLKPIEFCRFMVAVQKSANQTNKEILPTVEIINDGLFFTVNKKKARIAFQSIIYIESQRENVKIVTESNVIQTRIAISELEKQLPDSFLRIHRSYIVAKPKIDLVDAQEIEIRGKRLPIGRSYKNDVHSALGIK, translated from the coding sequence ATGATAATTAAATGTATTGTAGTTGAAGATGAGCCATTGGCAATGGATATAATGGTCGATTTTATCAGCCAAGTTCCTTTTTTAAAATTGGAAAAAACTTGTACCGATGCTCTTGCAGCAATGAAGATTTTAAACGAAAAGAAGATCGATTTAATTTTTCTTGATATCCATCTACCAAAATTGAAAGGTTTGGAATTTTTGAGCACATTGAAAAACCCGCCAATGGTTATCATTACTACGGCTTATCAAGAATTTGCGCTTAAAAGTTATGATTATAATGTATTGGATTATTTGTTAAAACCCATTGAATTTTGTCGTTTTATGGTTGCTGTTCAAAAATCTGCAAATCAAACAAATAAAGAAATTCTTCCAACAGTAGAAATTATAAACGACGGATTATTCTTTACGGTAAATAAAAAGAAGGCGCGCATTGCTTTTCAGTCAATTATATATATTGAAAGTCAACGAGAAAATGTAAAAATCGTGACCGAATCCAATGTTATTCAAACGCGAATAGCAATCAGTGAGCTAGAAAAACAGTTGCCTGATTCATTTCTTCGCATTCATCGTTCCTATATCGTAGCAAAACCGAAAATAGACCTTGTGGATGCGCAAGAAATTGAAATACGTGGAAAACGATTACCTATTGGCAGAAGTTATAAGAACGATGTGCATTCGGCTTTGGGCATTAAATAA
- a CDS encoding sensor histidine kinase: MPKPYFYAMQKRWVRHVFFWLAYHSFEVYTDFLWMLNQYQLSVWEAFKISFLTETIILLAIKLPMVYVMFHFLSKYSVEKPNRYKLIFSLSTTLILFSILAQLIVVYLFLTTLYKGLDIVEIFGYQGIVNSFMDKVFIACLAIALKQMSNGQRLREREQLLVKEKLKTELSLLKSQINPHFLFNTLNNIYSLARKKSDKTPEVVIKLSKLLRFVMYETKHQSITIEKELDFLKDYIELHKIRYDERLKIDFKHELDDLNAQIMPNILTPFVENAFKHGASQSTTNSFIFIELKLVKNELYFKVENSFEPSVINDEEEGIGLKNLNRQLELMYQDFTLQTKKENQKFIAELSLNLIQKV, encoded by the coding sequence ATGGATGTTAAATCAATACCAACTTTCGGTTTGGGAAGCTTTCAAAATTTCCTTTTTAACCGAAACTATAATCCTTTTGGCAATCAAGTTGCCGATGGTTTATGTGATGTTTCATTTTCTTTCAAAATATTCCGTTGAAAAACCCAATCGATATAAATTGATTTTTTCGCTTAGTACAACACTTATTTTGTTCAGTATTCTGGCGCAACTCATAGTGGTTTATCTGTTTTTAACAACTCTTTATAAAGGCTTAGATATTGTTGAAATATTTGGCTATCAGGGAATCGTAAATTCTTTTATGGATAAGGTTTTTATTGCCTGTCTGGCCATTGCGCTAAAACAGATGTCCAACGGTCAAAGACTTCGCGAAAGAGAACAATTGTTAGTAAAGGAAAAACTGAAAACCGAATTAAGTCTGCTGAAATCTCAAATCAACCCACATTTTCTATTTAATACATTGAATAATATCTATTCTTTAGCGCGAAAAAAGTCTGATAAAACTCCCGAAGTTGTGATTAAACTTTCAAAACTTCTAAGGTTTGTGATGTATGAAACGAAACATCAATCCATAACTATTGAAAAAGAATTGGATTTTTTAAAAGATTATATTGAGTTGCATAAAATACGCTACGATGAAAGACTTAAAATTGATTTTAAACACGAATTGGACGATTTGAACGCGCAAATAATGCCAAACATTTTAACTCCTTTTGTTGAAAATGCTTTTAAACATGGCGCAAGCCAATCTACGACCAATTCTTTCATATTTATTGAATTGAAACTCGTTAAAAATGAATTGTATTTTAAAGTTGAAAACTCATTCGAGCCCAGCGTTATTAATGATGAAGAAGAAGGAATTGGTTTAAAAAATTTAAATCGTCAATTGGAGTTGATGTATCAAGATTTTACGCTTCAAACGAAAAAGGAAAACCAAAAATTCATTGCTGAACTTTCACTCAATTTAATTCAAAAAGTATGA